One window of the Acidobacteriota bacterium genome contains the following:
- a CDS encoding BlaI/MecI/CopY family transcriptional regulator yields MIRHDHDKLSRRERQIMDILYQRQRASAAEIRESLPSAPSYSAVRALLRILEEKGHIRHEEKDLRYVYFPTAPRRRVRRRALRHVVDTFFEGSAAQAVAALLDPSAARLSDEELDRISDLIDQARNGGGS; encoded by the coding sequence GTGATCCGCCACGATCATGACAAACTCAGCCGCCGCGAGCGCCAGATCATGGACATCCTTTATCAGCGCCAGCGGGCGTCCGCGGCCGAAATCCGCGAATCGCTTCCTAGCGCTCCCAGCTATTCGGCGGTCCGGGCGCTTTTACGCATTCTGGAGGAGAAGGGGCACATCCGGCACGAGGAAAAGGACCTGCGTTACGTCTACTTTCCCACCGCGCCGCGCCGGCGCGTGCGACGCAGGGCTTTGAGGCATGTGGTGGACACATTTTTCGAAGGCTCCGCCGCCCAGGCCGTAGCGGCGCTGCTGGATCCCTCGGCGGCCCGTCTATCCGACGAAGAATTAGACCGAATTTCAGATTTGATCGACCAGGCGAGGAATGGCGGTGGGTCATGA
- the pgsA gene encoding CDP-diacylglycerol--glycerol-3-phosphate 3-phosphatidyltransferase — protein sequence MNLPLSLTVLRIFFVPLIVVLMLTKGNNMDIWAVVVFLLASATDLLDGYLARKRGQVTALGILLDPLADKLLTASAFISLVWLHLVPAWMVVIIVGRELAVTGLRSIASVQGILLQASELGKTKMVLQVAAISVITLEPRFPSTLMTGMLLLWAVVVFALISGTQYFWDFRRKMEARLKHQTPGQLVVIPGGKDKEGEKDAAAH from the coding sequence ATGAACTTGCCTCTTTCACTAACGGTCCTAAGGATCTTTTTCGTTCCCCTCATCGTCGTGCTGATGCTGACGAAGGGAAACAACATGGACATCTGGGCCGTGGTTGTATTCCTGCTGGCTTCGGCAACCGATCTGCTGGATGGATACCTGGCACGGAAGCGAGGGCAGGTAACGGCATTGGGGATTCTGCTGGATCCGCTTGCCGACAAGCTGCTGACGGCGTCTGCGTTTATTTCGCTGGTCTGGCTGCACCTTGTCCCGGCGTGGATGGTGGTCATCATCGTGGGACGCGAACTGGCGGTTACCGGGCTTCGTTCCATCGCCTCAGTGCAGGGAATTCTGCTCCAGGCTTCCGAGCTGGGCAAAACGAAAATGGTCCTTCAGGTTGCTGCCATCAGTGTGATTACGCTCGAACCCCGGTTCCCGTCCACATTGATGACAGGCATGCTCCTGCTCTGGGCCGTCGTTGTGTTTGCACTCATTTCCGGCACGCAATACTTTTGGGATTTCCGAAGGAAGATGGAAGCCCGGCTGAAACATCAGACTCCCGGACAACTGGTGGTGATTCCGGGCGGCAAGGACAAAGAGGGCGAGAAAGATGCCGCCGCTCATTGA
- the amrA gene encoding AmmeMemoRadiSam system protein A, whose protein sequence is MPPLIEEDRKTLLRVARQALEEGVCGVTELKELPHPAPALMEPRGAFVTLRKHGDLRGCIGHVQTSAPLYTTVQECAVAAALADPRFPPVMPDEAPLLHMEISVLTTPKDIAPDRIVLGEHGLIITRGWRRGLLLPQVPITWNWNREQFLEETCFKAGLPADAWKKGARIEAFTAEIFEEPPESPVHSPSQDRVPHITTH, encoded by the coding sequence ATGCCGCCGCTCATTGAAGAGGACCGGAAGACTCTGCTCCGGGTGGCCCGGCAGGCACTGGAAGAAGGCGTTTGCGGAGTAACGGAACTTAAAGAACTTCCGCACCCTGCGCCGGCCCTCATGGAACCACGCGGAGCTTTTGTTACCCTCCGCAAGCACGGAGACCTCCGAGGTTGCATAGGGCATGTGCAGACTTCCGCGCCCCTGTACACGACTGTCCAGGAATGTGCAGTGGCCGCGGCGCTTGCCGACCCCCGATTCCCTCCTGTAATGCCCGACGAAGCACCACTGCTGCACATGGAAATTTCAGTCCTCACCACACCAAAGGATATTGCTCCAGACAGGATCGTACTCGGCGAGCATGGGCTCATTATCACCCGTGGCTGGCGGCGCGGCTTGCTTCTGCCCCAGGTCCCGATAACCTGGAACTGGAACCGCGAGCAATTCCTTGAGGAAACCTGCTTCAAGGCAGGGCTCCCCGCCGATGCCTGGAAAAAAGGCGCTCGAATCGAGGCGTTCACGGCAGAGATATTTGAAGAACCCCCTGAATCCCCCGTCCACTCGCCGTCGCAAGATAGAGTTCCTCACATCACGACGCACTGA